The following coding sequences are from one Anguilla anguilla isolate fAngAng1 chromosome 12, fAngAng1.pri, whole genome shotgun sequence window:
- the ppme1 gene encoding protein phosphatase methylesterase 1 — protein MEKQLHLNLLSSRPPMPGGVQSGSKMRMGPGRKRDFSPLPWSQYFETMEDVEVKNDNSKDTFRIYSSGSDGPVLLLLHGGGHSALSWAVFTAVICSRINCRVVALDLRGHGDTKVKNCEDLSAETMATDVGKVVEALYGENAPPIVMIGHSMGGAIAVHAAAANHVPSLLGLGVIDVVEGTAMDALNSMQNFLRSRPKTFKSVENAIEWSVKSGQIRNVESARVSMVGQVKKCEEPLSSPGISKCIGEGIIEEEEEEEEEEGESNHKRKKEDDVEVKKESLFTWRIELAKTEKYWDGWFRGLSALFLSCSVPKLLLLAGVDRLDKELTIGQMQGKFQMQVLPQCGHAVHEDAPEKVAEAIATFMVRHKFTEAKEGFQCVFPAC, from the exons ATGGAGAAGcaattgcatttgaatttgctATCATCCAGACCTCCAATGCCAGGAGGTGTGCAGTCTGGTTCTAAAATGAGAATGGG ACCTGGCAGAAAGCGGGACTTTTCACCCTTGCCATGGAGCCAGTACTTTGAAACAATGGAAGACGTTGAAGTGAAAAATGACAACAGCAAGGAC acattcagaattTACAGCAGTGGATCCGACGGACCTGTTCTTCTCCTCTTACATGGAGGTGGTCACTCTGCTCTGTCATGGGCAGTTTTCACC GCAGTGATCTGCAGCCGGATAAACTGCAGGGTGGTGGCGCTGGACCTCAGGGGACACG GTGACACAAAAGTTAAGAATTGTGAAGACCTTTCAGCAGAGACAATGGCCAC GGATGTTGGGAAGGTGGTTGAAGCTCTTTACGGTGAAAATGCTCCGCCAATTGTGATGATTGGCCACAGCATGGGCGGGGCAATAGCAGTCCACGCTGCCGCAGCCAATCACGTGCCATCTTTGCTGGGACTTGGTGTGATTGATGTGGTGGAAG GGACTGCAATGGACGCTTTGAACAGCATGCAGAATTTCTTGCGGAGTCGACCGAAAACCTTCAAGTCAGTGGAGAATGCTATAGAGTGGAG TGTCAAAAGTGGACAGATCAGAAACGTTGAGTCCGCGCGTGTCTCCATGGTTGGCCAGGTGAAAAA GTGTGAGGAACCTTTGAGCAGCCCTGGAATATCAAAGTGCATTGGGGAAGGGATCattgaggaagaggaggaggaggaggaagaagagggggagtccaatcacaaaagaaaaaaagaggatgaTGTCGAG gttaAAAAGGAGAGCCTGTTCACCTGGAGGATCGAGCTGGCCAAGACGGAGAAGTACTGGGACGGCTGGTTCAGGGGGCTCTCGGCCCTGTTCCTCAGCTGCTCCGTCCCCAAACTGCTCCTGCtggcag GTGTTGACAGACTGGATAAAGAGCTCACAATTGGACAGATGCAAG GGAAGTTCCAGATGCAGGTCCTCCCGCAGTGTGGCCACGCAGTGCACGAAGACGCGCCGGAAaaa GTAGCAGAGGCCATCGCCACCTTCATGGTCCGTCACAAGTTCACAGAAGCGAAAGAGGGCTTCCAGTG CGTCTTCCCAGCTTGCTAA